The proteins below come from a single Mus musculus strain C57BL/6J chromosome 5, GRCm38.p6 C57BL/6J genomic window:
- the Gm42226 gene encoding uncharacterized protein Gm42226 has translation MGQPVPKTPRQLREFLGTAGFCRLWIPGFAEMAAPLYPLTKTGTLFDWGPDQQRAYQEIKQALLTAPALGLPDLTKPFELFVDEKQGYAKGVLTQKLGPWRRPVAYLSKKLDPVAAGWPPCLRMVAAIAVLTKDAGKLTMGQPLVILAPHAVEALVKQPPDRWLSNARMTHYQAMLLDTDRVQFGPVVALNPATLLPLPEKKAPHDCLEILAETHGTRPDLTDQPIPDADHTWYTDGSSFLQEGQRRAGAAVTTETEVIWARALPVGTSAQRAELIALTQALKMAEGKKLNVYTDSRYAFATAHVHGEIYRRRGLLTSEGKEIKNKSEILALLRALFLPKGLSIIHCPGHQKGNSAEARGNRMADQAAREAAIGKTSTLLIETSTPYTPTYFHYTETDIKRLRELGATYDKIKRYWVLQGKPVMPDQFVFELLDSLHRLTHLSLQKMKALLDREESPYYMLNKDRILQHVTESCTACAQVNASKAKIGARVRVRGHRPGTHWEIDFTEVKPGLYGYKYLLVFVDTFSGWVEAFPTKHETARVVTKKLLEEIFPRFGMPQVLGTDNGPAFVSQLTYRPSKQYNERSGSRWPLLIRTS, from the exons atggGGCAACCCGTTCCAAAGACTCCTCGACAACTAAGGGAGTTCCTAGGGACGGCAGGCTTCTGCCGCCTCTGGATCCCTGGGTTTGCGGAAATGGCGGCCCCCTTATACCCTCTCACCAAAACTGGGACTCTGTTTGACTGGGGCCCAGATCAGCAGAGGGcctatcaagaaatcaaacaggcCCTCCTGACGGCCCCTGCCCTGGGATTGCCAGACTTGACCAAGCCCTTTGAACTTTTTGTCGATGAAAAGCAGGGCTACGCCAAAGGGGTCCTAACGCAGAAACTGGGACCTTGGCGCCGGCCTGTGGcctacctgtccaaaaagctggacccagtggcagCCGGGTGGCCCCCCTGCTTACGGATGGTAGCAGCCATTGCCGTTCTGACAAAGGATGCAGGCAAACTAACGATGGGACAGCCGTTAGTCATCCTGGCCCCCCATGCGGTAGAAGCACTGGTCAAACAACCCCCTGACCGTTGGCTATCCAATGCCCGCATGACCCACTATCAGGCAATGCTCCTAGATACAGACCGGGTTCAGTTCGGACCGGTGGTGGCCCTCAACCCGGCCACCTTGCTCCCCCTACCGGAAAAGAAAGCCCCCCATGACTGCCTCGAGATCTTGGCTGAGACGCACGGAACCAGACCGGACCTCACGGACCAGCCCATCCCAGATGCCGATCACACCTGGTATACAGATGGAAGCAGCTTTCTACAAGAGGGACAGCGGAGAGCTGGAGCAGCGGTGACCACTGAGACCGAGGTAATCTGGGCAAGGGCACTGCCGGTTGGAACATCCGCCCAGCGAGCCGAACTGATAGCACTCACTCAGGCCTTAAAAatggcagaaggtaagaagctGAATGTTTACACTGATAGCCGCTACGCCTTCGCCACAGCCCACGTCCACGGAGAAATATATAGGAGGCGAGGGTTGTTGACCTCAGAGGGCAAAGAGATCAAAAACAAAAGCGAGATCTTAGCCTTGCTAAGGGCCCTCTTTCTGCCCAAGGGACTCAGTATAATCCACTGTccaggacatcaaaaaggaaatAGTGCCGAAGCtcggggcaaccgaatggcagatcAAGCAGCCCGGGAGGCAGCCATAGGAAAAACCTCCACACTCCTTATAGAGACCTCGACCCCGTATACGCCTACCTACTTCCATTATACCGAGACAGATATAAAAAGGCTACGAGAACTGGGAGCCacctatgataaaataaaaaggtaTTGGGTCCTGCAAGGCAAGCCTGTGATGCCCGATCAGTTTGTGTTTGAGCTATTAGACTCCCTTCACAGACTCACCCATCTCAGCCTCCAAAAGATGAAAGCACTCCTGGACAGAGAAGAGAGCCCCTACTACATGCTAAACAAGGATAGAATTCTTCAGCATGTGACAGAGTCCTGCACAGCTTGTGCTCAAGTAAATGCTAGTAAAGCCAAAATCGGAGCCAGGGTGCGAGTACGGGGACATCGACCAGGCACCCATTGGGAGattgactttactgaagttaagcCAGGGCTGTATGGATACAAATACCTCCTGGTGTTTGTGGACACCTTCTCCGgctgggtagaagccttcccaacCAAGCATGAGACTGCCAGGGTTGTAACCAAGAAGCTGCTGGAAGAAATATTTCCAAGATTTGGGATGCCACAGGTATTGGGGACtgataatgggcctgccttcgtctcccag ctcacttacaGGCCCTCCAAGCAGTACAACGAGAGGTCTGGAAGCCGCTGGCCGCTGCTTATCAGGACCAGCTAG